One window of Oncorhynchus kisutch isolate 150728-3 unplaced genomic scaffold, Okis_V2 Okis05a-Okis16b_hom, whole genome shotgun sequence genomic DNA carries:
- the LOC116352803 gene encoding uncharacterized protein LOC116352803 isoform X10, with protein sequence MGTQITGTGRKRIPNRERLTAEDDALNQIAREAEARLAAKRAARAEAREIRMKELERQQKEMYQSQKKYYGLDNKWGHIEQWMEESERYSSRPSRRHTSISDDEERMSVGSRGSLRPSDYSGFLGSNSRASSRASSARASPVVEERSDRDFLEKGSRTASTLSAATLASLGGPSSRRGSCDTSISVETEASIREIKDSLVESEEKYRKAMVSNAQLHNEKSNLMYQVDTLKDSLIELEEQLYESKREYNDKAKEFERERHAHSVLQRQFNEMRETLKQSEELLTEVGQLRLKRDSCVREISDLQETLGWKEKKIGALERQREFSDAGMQDERDKLRDQVVHLKDTLKKHGIVLSPEVTTNGDAGQMIDGPRSADSTSRLAQESQPSHGGESMLGEAPEMQLDHGEVRTPGGGRLLHEADNYSHDQERALLEIESSDKLNQDKLNDSLQQQTDTKAEQSKYCDQETQVDVAVPEEAILVHFGDKETRIEYEVEKPQYCDTETLVEPAELEGAILVQKEYTDGGSDNGEGLNQRGFEPESQEQAENEENSGESNKDAVPVSGGTDGQCEENTHLEKGWENTELLTAVSTHFEEQDISGPTLCDETEATLSQIQRDLQGENTQEYDPGTKGQVIPENSRITESEMIKMILRISVCLGEAKTSPNQISQGSLKKTETIGMEMKNHPGHPAEHQAETGQVTSTGTSAISSTVSIELFISECPDEVGIKTDQLIINTLSEFEKDTHNSLELQQHKNDHFSTEIVPKITDSDRQKLSERVEELESSSVESKPDQIWQESVCGMKEDEPNTKELQAKESPSTIADKTVTPIITEEGKTRLDQQVIPDLPERLETSLENTLPGVQGDQKMDVAESREKQGCTCKCTCKQSESDQVLTENSLDVALTQRISDSSGEVISDRTEAVEPSPDRIQSESPSCVEREEWCIIEENIYEENLQQEAIQEEQQTEQGEASTSSPAGGDNELNDGASAGYIDSCEEAVLLVKEEETYLPVEEEHISSSPGPSALGQEIQPLPEAVEEGRERPPVEEAQKQESGVRKGQRGNRKGRGKDPCRVN encoded by the exons GCTGAGGCGAGACTGGCAGCGAAGCGGGCGGCCAGAGCAGAGGCACGGGAGATACGCATGAAGGAACTGGAGAGACAGCAGAaagag ATGTATCAAAGCCAGAAG AAATACTATGGTCTGGACAACAAATGGGGCCACATTGAGCAGTGGATG gaggagagtgagaggtaCTCCTCCCGTCCTTCACGGAGACACACGTCG ATCTCAGACGATGAGGAACGGATGTCAGTGGGGAGCCGAGGAAGCCTTAGG CCTTCAGACTACAGTGGTTTTCTGGGCTCCAACTCTCGGGCCTCGTCCAGGGCCAGCTCTGCCCGTGCCAGCCCAGTG GTGGAGGAGAGATCAGACAGGGACTTCCTGGAAAAG GGTTCCAGGACTGCCTCTACCCTCTCAGCAGCCACTCTAGCATCGCTGGGAGGGCCCTCCTCTCGCAGAGGCAGCTGTGACACCTCTAtctcagtagagacagaggcGTCCATTCGAGAGATAAAG GACTCCCTGGTGGAGTCTGAGGAGAAGTACCGTAAGGCCATGGTGTCCAACGCCCAGCTACACAACGAGAAGTCCAACCTCATGTACCAGGTGGACACGCTGAAGGACTCGCTCATTGAGCTGGAGGAGCAGCTGTACGAGTCTAAACGAGAGTACAACGACAAGGCCAAGGAGTTTGAGAGGGAGAGGCACGCCCACAGTGTTCTGCAGCGCCAGTTTAACGAGATGAGAGAGACGCTGAAACAGAGTGAAGAACTGTTAACC GAGGTGGGCCAGCTCCGTCTCAAACGGGACAGCTGTGTTAGGGAGATCTCCGACCTGCAGGAGACCCTCGGATGGAAGGAGAAAAAGATTGGG GCCTTAGAGAGGCAGAGGGAATTCTCAGACGCCGGCATGCAGGATGAGCGGGATAAGCTCAGGGATCAGGTGGTCCACCTCAAAGACACTCTGAAG AAACATGGGATAGTGCTGTCACCTGAAGTAACCACCAATGGGGATGCAGGACAGATGATTGACGGGCCTCGCAGTGCAGACTCTACCTCCCGATTGGCTCAGGAGTCCCAGCCGTCTCATGGTGGGGAGAGCATGCTTG GCGAAGCACCAGAGATGCAGTTGGACCATGGCGAGGTGAGGACACCAGGGGGAGGCAGACTTCTACATGAGGCTGACAACTACTCACATGACCAGGAGAGGGCACTACTGGAGATAGAATCTTCGGACAAGTTGAACCAAGACAAGTTGAATGACAGCCTGCAGCAACAAACAGACACTAAAGCAGAGCAGTCCAAGTACTGTGACCAAGAGACCCAGGTGGATGTTGCTGTACCTGAAGAAGCCATTTTGGTGCATTTTGGTGACAAAGAGACTCGGATTGAATATGAAGTAGAGAAACCCCAATACTGCGACACAGAAACTCTGGTGGAACCTGCTGAACTTGAGGGAGCCATTTTGGTTCAAAAGGAATATACAGATGGTGGCAGTGACAATGGAGAGGGGTTGAATCAAAGAGGATTTGAACCAGAATCCCAGGAACAGGCAGAGAATGAGGAAAACAGTGGAGAAAGTAACAAGGACGCTGTACCAGTAAGCGGTGGCACTGACGGACAATGTGAGGAAAACACACACCTTGAGAAAGGATGGGAAAACACAGAGCTTCTCACAGCTGTGTCTACTCACTTTGAAGAACAGGACATCTCTGGCCCAACTCTCTGTGATGAGACAGAGGCAACTCTTAGTCAAATCCAACGTGACCTGCAAGGAGAGAACACCCAGGAGTATGATCCTGGGACTAAAGGTCAAGTCATTCCAGAAAACTCAAGGATCACGGAATCTGAGATGATTAAGATGATTCTGAGGATTTCTGTATGTCTAGGGGAGGCAAAGACCAGCCCAAATCAGATCTCTCAAGGATCATTAAAGAAAACAGAAACAATAGGGATGGAGATGAAGAATCATCCAGGGCATCCTGCAGAGCATCAGGCAGAGACTGGCCAAGTAACATCTACTGGAACATCTGCTATCTCATCTACAGTCTCTATTGAACTGTTTATCTCTGAATGTCCTGACGAGGTTGGAATCAAGACAGATCAGCTCATAATAAACACTTTAAGTGAATTTGAGAAAGACACACATAATTCTCTAGAACTTCAGCAACATAAGAATGATCATTTCAGTACAGAAATTGTGCCAAAGATCACAGACTCTGACAGACAGAAATTATCTGAGAGGGTTGAAGAGCTGGAGTCGAGTTCAGTGGAGAGCAAGCCAGATCAGATTTGGCAGGAATCTGTATGTGGCATGAAGGAAGATGAACCAAATACTAAAGAGCTTCAAGCAAAGGAGTCCCCATCCACTATCGCTGACAAAACGGTTACACCTATCATAACAGAGGAGGGGAAGACTAGACTAGACCAACAGGTGATCCCTGATTTACCAGAGAGGCTAGAGACCAGCTTAGAAAATACCTTACCAGGTGTTCAAGGTGATCAGAAGATGGATGTAGCAGAATCAAGGGAGAAACAAGGATGTACCTGTAAATGTACATGTAAACAATCCGAGAGTGATCAAGTACTGACGGAGAACTCACTGGATGTAGCTCTAACTCAGAGGATCAGCGACTCTAGTGGAGAGGTTATCTCAGACAGGACTGAGGCGGTAGAGCCCAGCCCAGACAGGATCCAATCAGAATCACCCAGttgtgtagagagagaagaatgGTGCATCATTGAGGAGAACATCTATGAGGAGAATCTCCAGCAGGAAGCCATTCAGGAGGAGCAACAGACAGAACAGGGGGAGGCTTCAACAAGTTCACCAGCAGGGGGAGACAATGAGTTAAACGATGGGGCCTCAGCTggatatatagacagttgtgaagaagccGTTCTACTTGTGAAAGAGGAGGAAACCTATCTACCTGTAGAAGAAGAGCACATCAGCTCCTCACCCGGACCCTCGGCACTTGGCCAAGAGATACAGCCATTACCCGAGgcggtggaggaggggagagagcgcCCCCCAGTGGAAGAAGCCCAGAAACAGGAGAGCGGTGTAAGAAAGGGACAAAGGGGCAATAGGAAGGGCAGGGGCAAAGATCCTTGCAGAGTAAACTAG
- the LOC116352803 gene encoding calponin homology domain-containing protein DDB_G0272472-like isoform X12 yields the protein MGTQITGTGRKRIPNRERLTAEDDALNQIAREAEARLAAKRAARAEAREIRMKELERQQKEMYQSQKKYYGLDNKWGHIEQWMEESERYSSRPSRRHTSISDDEERMSVGSRGSLRVEERSDRDFLEKGSRTASTLSAATLASLGGPSSRRGSCDTSISVETEASIREIKDSLVESEEKYRKAMVSNAQLHNEKSNLMYQVDTLKDSLIELEEQLYESKREYNDKAKEFERERHAHSVLQRQFNEMRETLKQSEELLTEVGQLRLKRDSCVREISDLQETLGWKEKKIGALERQREFSDAGMQDERDKLRDQVVHLKDTLKKHGIVLSPEVTTNGDAGQMIDGPRSADSTSRLAQESQPSHGGESMLGEAPEMQLDHGEVRTPGGGRLLHEADNYSHDQERALLEIESSDKLNQDKLNDSLQQQTDTKAEQSKYCDQETQVDVAVPEEAILVHFGDKETRIEYEVEKPQYCDTETLVEPAELEGAILVQKEYTDGGSDNGEGLNQRGFEPESQEQAENEENSGESNKDAVPVSGGTDGQCEENTHLEKGWENTELLTAVSTHFEEQDISGPTLCDETEATLSQIQRDLQGENTQEYDPGTKGQVIPENSRITESEMIKMILRISVCLGEAKTSPNQISQGSLKKTETIGMEMKNHPGHPAEHQAETGQVTSTGTSAISSTVSIELFISECPDEVGIKTDQLIINTLSEFEKDTHNSLELQQHKNDHFSTEIVPKITDSDRQKLSERVEELESSSVESKPDQIWQESVCGMKEDEPNTKELQAKESPSTIADKTVTPIITEEGKTRLDQQVIPDLPERLETSLENTLPGVQGDQKMDVAESREKQGCTCKCTCKQSESDQVLTENSLDVALTQRISDSSGEVISDRTEAVEPSPDRIQSESPSCVEREEWCIIEENIYEENLQQEAIQEEQQTEQGEASTSSPAGGDNELNDGASAGYIDSCEEAVLLVKEEETYLPVEEEHISSSPGPSALGQEIQPLPEAVEEGRERPPVEEAQKQESGVRKGQRGNRKGRGKDPCRVN from the exons GCTGAGGCGAGACTGGCAGCGAAGCGGGCGGCCAGAGCAGAGGCACGGGAGATACGCATGAAGGAACTGGAGAGACAGCAGAaagag ATGTATCAAAGCCAGAAG AAATACTATGGTCTGGACAACAAATGGGGCCACATTGAGCAGTGGATG gaggagagtgagaggtaCTCCTCCCGTCCTTCACGGAGACACACGTCG ATCTCAGACGATGAGGAACGGATGTCAGTGGGGAGCCGAGGAAGCCTTAGG GTGGAGGAGAGATCAGACAGGGACTTCCTGGAAAAG GGTTCCAGGACTGCCTCTACCCTCTCAGCAGCCACTCTAGCATCGCTGGGAGGGCCCTCCTCTCGCAGAGGCAGCTGTGACACCTCTAtctcagtagagacagaggcGTCCATTCGAGAGATAAAG GACTCCCTGGTGGAGTCTGAGGAGAAGTACCGTAAGGCCATGGTGTCCAACGCCCAGCTACACAACGAGAAGTCCAACCTCATGTACCAGGTGGACACGCTGAAGGACTCGCTCATTGAGCTGGAGGAGCAGCTGTACGAGTCTAAACGAGAGTACAACGACAAGGCCAAGGAGTTTGAGAGGGAGAGGCACGCCCACAGTGTTCTGCAGCGCCAGTTTAACGAGATGAGAGAGACGCTGAAACAGAGTGAAGAACTGTTAACC GAGGTGGGCCAGCTCCGTCTCAAACGGGACAGCTGTGTTAGGGAGATCTCCGACCTGCAGGAGACCCTCGGATGGAAGGAGAAAAAGATTGGG GCCTTAGAGAGGCAGAGGGAATTCTCAGACGCCGGCATGCAGGATGAGCGGGATAAGCTCAGGGATCAGGTGGTCCACCTCAAAGACACTCTGAAG AAACATGGGATAGTGCTGTCACCTGAAGTAACCACCAATGGGGATGCAGGACAGATGATTGACGGGCCTCGCAGTGCAGACTCTACCTCCCGATTGGCTCAGGAGTCCCAGCCGTCTCATGGTGGGGAGAGCATGCTTG GCGAAGCACCAGAGATGCAGTTGGACCATGGCGAGGTGAGGACACCAGGGGGAGGCAGACTTCTACATGAGGCTGACAACTACTCACATGACCAGGAGAGGGCACTACTGGAGATAGAATCTTCGGACAAGTTGAACCAAGACAAGTTGAATGACAGCCTGCAGCAACAAACAGACACTAAAGCAGAGCAGTCCAAGTACTGTGACCAAGAGACCCAGGTGGATGTTGCTGTACCTGAAGAAGCCATTTTGGTGCATTTTGGTGACAAAGAGACTCGGATTGAATATGAAGTAGAGAAACCCCAATACTGCGACACAGAAACTCTGGTGGAACCTGCTGAACTTGAGGGAGCCATTTTGGTTCAAAAGGAATATACAGATGGTGGCAGTGACAATGGAGAGGGGTTGAATCAAAGAGGATTTGAACCAGAATCCCAGGAACAGGCAGAGAATGAGGAAAACAGTGGAGAAAGTAACAAGGACGCTGTACCAGTAAGCGGTGGCACTGACGGACAATGTGAGGAAAACACACACCTTGAGAAAGGATGGGAAAACACAGAGCTTCTCACAGCTGTGTCTACTCACTTTGAAGAACAGGACATCTCTGGCCCAACTCTCTGTGATGAGACAGAGGCAACTCTTAGTCAAATCCAACGTGACCTGCAAGGAGAGAACACCCAGGAGTATGATCCTGGGACTAAAGGTCAAGTCATTCCAGAAAACTCAAGGATCACGGAATCTGAGATGATTAAGATGATTCTGAGGATTTCTGTATGTCTAGGGGAGGCAAAGACCAGCCCAAATCAGATCTCTCAAGGATCATTAAAGAAAACAGAAACAATAGGGATGGAGATGAAGAATCATCCAGGGCATCCTGCAGAGCATCAGGCAGAGACTGGCCAAGTAACATCTACTGGAACATCTGCTATCTCATCTACAGTCTCTATTGAACTGTTTATCTCTGAATGTCCTGACGAGGTTGGAATCAAGACAGATCAGCTCATAATAAACACTTTAAGTGAATTTGAGAAAGACACACATAATTCTCTAGAACTTCAGCAACATAAGAATGATCATTTCAGTACAGAAATTGTGCCAAAGATCACAGACTCTGACAGACAGAAATTATCTGAGAGGGTTGAAGAGCTGGAGTCGAGTTCAGTGGAGAGCAAGCCAGATCAGATTTGGCAGGAATCTGTATGTGGCATGAAGGAAGATGAACCAAATACTAAAGAGCTTCAAGCAAAGGAGTCCCCATCCACTATCGCTGACAAAACGGTTACACCTATCATAACAGAGGAGGGGAAGACTAGACTAGACCAACAGGTGATCCCTGATTTACCAGAGAGGCTAGAGACCAGCTTAGAAAATACCTTACCAGGTGTTCAAGGTGATCAGAAGATGGATGTAGCAGAATCAAGGGAGAAACAAGGATGTACCTGTAAATGTACATGTAAACAATCCGAGAGTGATCAAGTACTGACGGAGAACTCACTGGATGTAGCTCTAACTCAGAGGATCAGCGACTCTAGTGGAGAGGTTATCTCAGACAGGACTGAGGCGGTAGAGCCCAGCCCAGACAGGATCCAATCAGAATCACCCAGttgtgtagagagagaagaatgGTGCATCATTGAGGAGAACATCTATGAGGAGAATCTCCAGCAGGAAGCCATTCAGGAGGAGCAACAGACAGAACAGGGGGAGGCTTCAACAAGTTCACCAGCAGGGGGAGACAATGAGTTAAACGATGGGGCCTCAGCTggatatatagacagttgtgaagaagccGTTCTACTTGTGAAAGAGGAGGAAACCTATCTACCTGTAGAAGAAGAGCACATCAGCTCCTCACCCGGACCCTCGGCACTTGGCCAAGAGATACAGCCATTACCCGAGgcggtggaggaggggagagagcgcCCCCCAGTGGAAGAAGCCCAGAAACAGGAGAGCGGTGTAAGAAAGGGACAAAGGGGCAATAGGAAGGGCAGGGGCAAAGATCCTTGCAGAGTAAACTAG
- the LOC116352803 gene encoding uncharacterized protein LOC116352803 isoform X15, whose protein sequence is MVSNAQLHNEKSNLMYQVDTLKDSLIELEEQLYESKREYNDKAKEFERERHAHSVLQRQFNEMRETLKQSEELLTEVGQLRLKRDSCVREISDLQETLGWKEKKIGALERQREFSDAGMQDERDKLRDQVVHLKDTLKKHGIVLSPEVTTNGDAGQMIDGPRSADSTSRLAQESQPSHGGESMLGEAPEMQLDHGEVRTPGGGRLLHEADNYSHDQERALLEIESSDKLNQDKLNDSLQQQTDTKAEQSKYCDQETQVDVAVPEEAILVHFGDKETRIEYEVEKPQYCDTETLVEPAELEGAILVQKEYTDGGSDNGEGLNQRGFEPESQEQAENEENSGESNKDAVPVSGGTDGQCEENTHLEKGWENTELLTAVSTHFEEQDISGPTLCDETEATLSQIQRDLQGENTQEYDPGTKGQVIPENSRITESEMIKMILRISVCLGEAKTSPNQISQGSLKKTETIGMEMKNHPGHPAEHQAETGQVTSTGTSAISSTVSIELFISECPDEVGIKTDQLIINTLSEFEKDTHNSLELQQHKNDHFSTEIVPKITDSDRQKLSERVEELESSSVESKPDQIWQESVCGMKEDEPNTKELQAKESPSTIADKTVTPIITEEGKTRLDQQVIPDLPERLETSLENTLPGVQGDQKMDVAESREKQGCTCKCTCKQSESDQVLTENSLDVALTQRISDSSGEVISDRTEAVEPSPDRIQSESPSCVEREEWCIIEENIYEENLQQEAIQEEQQTEQGEASTSSPAGGDNELNDGASAGYIDSCEEAVLLVKEEETYLPVEEEHISSSPGPSALGQEIQPLPEAVEEGRERPPVEEAQKQESGVRKGQRGNRKGRGKDPCRVN, encoded by the exons ATGGTGTCCAACGCCCAGCTACACAACGAGAAGTCCAACCTCATGTACCAGGTGGACACGCTGAAGGACTCGCTCATTGAGCTGGAGGAGCAGCTGTACGAGTCTAAACGAGAGTACAACGACAAGGCCAAGGAGTTTGAGAGGGAGAGGCACGCCCACAGTGTTCTGCAGCGCCAGTTTAACGAGATGAGAGAGACGCTGAAACAGAGTGAAGAACTGTTAACC GAGGTGGGCCAGCTCCGTCTCAAACGGGACAGCTGTGTTAGGGAGATCTCCGACCTGCAGGAGACCCTCGGATGGAAGGAGAAAAAGATTGGG GCCTTAGAGAGGCAGAGGGAATTCTCAGACGCCGGCATGCAGGATGAGCGGGATAAGCTCAGGGATCAGGTGGTCCACCTCAAAGACACTCTGAAG AAACATGGGATAGTGCTGTCACCTGAAGTAACCACCAATGGGGATGCAGGACAGATGATTGACGGGCCTCGCAGTGCAGACTCTACCTCCCGATTGGCTCAGGAGTCCCAGCCGTCTCATGGTGGGGAGAGCATGCTTG GCGAAGCACCAGAGATGCAGTTGGACCATGGCGAGGTGAGGACACCAGGGGGAGGCAGACTTCTACATGAGGCTGACAACTACTCACATGACCAGGAGAGGGCACTACTGGAGATAGAATCTTCGGACAAGTTGAACCAAGACAAGTTGAATGACAGCCTGCAGCAACAAACAGACACTAAAGCAGAGCAGTCCAAGTACTGTGACCAAGAGACCCAGGTGGATGTTGCTGTACCTGAAGAAGCCATTTTGGTGCATTTTGGTGACAAAGAGACTCGGATTGAATATGAAGTAGAGAAACCCCAATACTGCGACACAGAAACTCTGGTGGAACCTGCTGAACTTGAGGGAGCCATTTTGGTTCAAAAGGAATATACAGATGGTGGCAGTGACAATGGAGAGGGGTTGAATCAAAGAGGATTTGAACCAGAATCCCAGGAACAGGCAGAGAATGAGGAAAACAGTGGAGAAAGTAACAAGGACGCTGTACCAGTAAGCGGTGGCACTGACGGACAATGTGAGGAAAACACACACCTTGAGAAAGGATGGGAAAACACAGAGCTTCTCACAGCTGTGTCTACTCACTTTGAAGAACAGGACATCTCTGGCCCAACTCTCTGTGATGAGACAGAGGCAACTCTTAGTCAAATCCAACGTGACCTGCAAGGAGAGAACACCCAGGAGTATGATCCTGGGACTAAAGGTCAAGTCATTCCAGAAAACTCAAGGATCACGGAATCTGAGATGATTAAGATGATTCTGAGGATTTCTGTATGTCTAGGGGAGGCAAAGACCAGCCCAAATCAGATCTCTCAAGGATCATTAAAGAAAACAGAAACAATAGGGATGGAGATGAAGAATCATCCAGGGCATCCTGCAGAGCATCAGGCAGAGACTGGCCAAGTAACATCTACTGGAACATCTGCTATCTCATCTACAGTCTCTATTGAACTGTTTATCTCTGAATGTCCTGACGAGGTTGGAATCAAGACAGATCAGCTCATAATAAACACTTTAAGTGAATTTGAGAAAGACACACATAATTCTCTAGAACTTCAGCAACATAAGAATGATCATTTCAGTACAGAAATTGTGCCAAAGATCACAGACTCTGACAGACAGAAATTATCTGAGAGGGTTGAAGAGCTGGAGTCGAGTTCAGTGGAGAGCAAGCCAGATCAGATTTGGCAGGAATCTGTATGTGGCATGAAGGAAGATGAACCAAATACTAAAGAGCTTCAAGCAAAGGAGTCCCCATCCACTATCGCTGACAAAACGGTTACACCTATCATAACAGAGGAGGGGAAGACTAGACTAGACCAACAGGTGATCCCTGATTTACCAGAGAGGCTAGAGACCAGCTTAGAAAATACCTTACCAGGTGTTCAAGGTGATCAGAAGATGGATGTAGCAGAATCAAGGGAGAAACAAGGATGTACCTGTAAATGTACATGTAAACAATCCGAGAGTGATCAAGTACTGACGGAGAACTCACTGGATGTAGCTCTAACTCAGAGGATCAGCGACTCTAGTGGAGAGGTTATCTCAGACAGGACTGAGGCGGTAGAGCCCAGCCCAGACAGGATCCAATCAGAATCACCCAGttgtgtagagagagaagaatgGTGCATCATTGAGGAGAACATCTATGAGGAGAATCTCCAGCAGGAAGCCATTCAGGAGGAGCAACAGACAGAACAGGGGGAGGCTTCAACAAGTTCACCAGCAGGGGGAGACAATGAGTTAAACGATGGGGCCTCAGCTggatatatagacagttgtgaagaagccGTTCTACTTGTGAAAGAGGAGGAAACCTATCTACCTGTAGAAGAAGAGCACATCAGCTCCTCACCCGGACCCTCGGCACTTGGCCAAGAGATACAGCCATTACCCGAGgcggtggaggaggggagagagcgcCCCCCAGTGGAAGAAGCCCAGAAACAGGAGAGCGGTGTAAGAAAGGGACAAAGGGGCAATAGGAAGGGCAGGGGCAAAGATCCTTGCAGAGTAAACTAG